The Ipomoea triloba cultivar NCNSP0323 chromosome 14, ASM357664v1 region TGGTTGTGCTAGAAGGTAAACGTCGGAATGTGTGGGAAAATACGTGGTCCAATTCATGCTTGGATCTGCATTTGATGTCTTCGGGGGCTGCACGTGCTATGGTGCATGCATGGCTGCTTAGCATACGCACCATTGTTTTTGAAGGGAATGAGCTACCAAAGTGGTTGAGgtatgttttgttttgcttaTTTAAAATTGATTGAAAGGGGAGAGGAGAGGAGGATGATAATTAGAGTGAACATGCAGCATTTTGACAGGATGGGGTAAGCACAGCAAGGTAATGGGAGATGGGGCGCTGAAGCGTGCCATTGAAGCGCTGCTCAACAGCATTGGAGCACCATTTGAGATAGCAAAGTGTAATATCGGGAGATTTGTATCATCGGGGGCTGTCGTCGCAGCCTGGTTGAAGGAATCAGGCACACTCAAGGTGCTTCTGCTTCAGGATGACAGGACACCACCACTGGAAACCACCACATCCACATTTAATAATTGCATTCCAATTTCATAGCCTAGCCTAGCATAGCCCTAGTCCCGTTGTTGTTGTATCATCATATCCATGACATGGtgattggtattttttttttttttttttttggggttgaTATGTAAGTATAGgctatttatttatgtttgttgTTGCGGGTGGCAGAACGGCAGAATCAATTCAAATGGGAATGagtgaatgaatgaatgaatggatGGGTTAAAACTTAAACCGTACCCGATTCATCTTATTGAGTAGTGATTTCTTAAATTCGATCTgctcaataataaaaataagaacatGCTATGCTAGCTAGCTGGCTGGTTGTGGACTTGTGGGTAGTGGTCGCTAGCTACATGTGACTCATTATGCATCAAGGCATGATAGCATACAAGTAGCAGACACCAGCCTAGCCTAGCTCcctgtatatacatacataagcACGGGCGCTGGTTGATTCTACCATTCTCTGGACTCTGGATATTCCAAAAGAAAAGCAAGAAAACTAACTCTATCATGCCATGCCGTGCCGCAGTACGCCATATCATGTCTATCAGACAAAAACAAACATACCAGTAAGGCagtagtgtgtgtatatatatatatatatatatatatatatataagagataaGGTGCGGTTAAATGTCCTAGGTGAAACATGGGATTTAATCTCAGTCGTTTATCAATGGTCAAGGACCCTTGATGTTTTAGCAGATGACGAATGGAGACTACTTGGTCGACTTCCTTTTTTTCCACATAGTCGAAGTCAAGCTTAGTGTCGTCATAGCGAGGGTACGTATAAAGGTCTTTTCATTTTATCACcgtgttttctctttcatatcCAAAAGCAATTATCTATATCTTCTCTCAGCTCGGGAGTATCCTATCTTCGGCTTCACCTTTGCACAATCTAATTCCGGCCCGGAAAACATCCACCAAGTATTTTGCGTTAGTGACTTGATCGCCCCATTGCGGGGGGAAGGCAACGACCGGGGTTCCGTTGGTGAGCGTTTTCATGGATAAATTCCACCCGCAATGATTCATGAAACATGCCACAGGAAATGAACGCTAGAGTTCACTAACCCATGAGCTATATCGTCGACTTGTTCTTGTCTCAAGACGACGATATTCCCTAATGATATGTAGTATGTACACCGTAGAACGAGTTATTCTAGTGAAAAAAATgatgaaagggaaaaaaattattataacccTGCTAATTTGGTATAAAGGAGAAATAATTTTTTCGGTGATCGGAGATTTCACCGGAGTGAAGGACAATTTGCGCTAAGAAATTAATACTCATGGACCAATTatgcaaattttgaaagttgtggaTCAACATTGCTAGTGTTACAATAGTTATGGGACCAAAATTGCGAAAAACGACCCTTACTATAAATGGAAAATAACTTTTCGAAGAAAAATTGACGAAAATTTCACCGAAAGGACCATTTGCGCTAAGAAATTGATACACGTGGACCAATTATGTAAGTTTTGAAAGTTGTGAATCAAAATTGTTAGTACCACAATActtgtgggaccaaaagtgcaaaaAATCAGTCCATTAACTGTACATTTTACACATAAAttaaagctatatatatatatatatagatagatagatagatgttGTTGCTTGCTGCAGGGtacatacatgatacatatatacatgataTATGTTGAGAAGATTTTAGCATTGGGTGGGTACTAGCGATGGAGTTGAGGTTAATTAGAGCGCGAGCTGAGGGCGGCGCGGGAATGGACTAGGACTAGTGCTCACGGCTACTAAACTCCTGACTTGAGGAACTGGCACCGGAGCTAAACGCTGTACTGTTGTTTTCCGCTTCGGTTTTCCCTCCTGCAGCATTCATGTTTAGATCATCCAAAGACACAGCACCTTCCAATGCACGTACTATTTGGCTCATTTTTGGACGTCTCCTTCCAGAGTGCCTAATACACGCCCCAGCACAAATCACCATGCGTTTCATCTCTTGCGGATTATAATTCTTCTCCAACCGTGGGTCCACGGCTTGTTCAAAGCTTCCACCCTCTGCAGCACGCATCAGAATTGGCCTAGCCTGCGTGCGTCCGtccacatgcatatatataaatatttttatatatatatatatatatattgcaaccAACGAACTAACTTACCCAGTCCACTAGcgtgtcatcatcatcattatttacATCAATCGGCCGTCGTCCAGTTATGAGTTCCAACAGCATTACTCCATAAGAGTAAACGTCAGATTTCTCTGTCAGTTTGCCGCTTGATGCATACTCTGGAGCCAAGTATCTGCATCATATCCGCCCATCATTCAaacttagtatatatatatatatatatatatatatatatatatatatattaatttccaGCTAGCAAGATAACAaacgtatgtatatatttattaataatcacTGCacacaacaaaatatatataatttaataatgcgGGCATTCATGCACTGCACCCAAATGTTCCCATGATTCGTGTGGACACATGAGTGTTGTTGTCGGAAGAGAGTTTAGCCAATCCAAAATCAGCCACCTAAACAAATGTATAGATTATTATATAAGTATGTAGTTATGTTGCAACTTGGAATATGTGTGTGtgcaagctagctagctaagtGGTAGCTGATGGAATTAATTAAGTGCCCGGCCGGCGGCCtagctactatatatatatatatatatatacctttgcATCAAAATTATGGTCCAGTAGAATATTTGCAGCTTTTATATCTCTGTGTATAATGCGAGGGTGGCCTGGGCGCAgtagaaatgaaattagaagGATGGGATGAATAAATGGAAATTGGAGGTAGGTAGGTAGGAGCCTTAACTTACAATCTTCATGTAGGTAAGCAAAGCCTTTGGCTGAACCCAGAGCAATTTTAAGCCTTGTTGGAAAGTCCATAATTGGACGAGCGGTTCCATGAAGGTGATATTCAAGAGTGTTGTTGGAAACAAACTCATATACCAACATCCTCTGAGGTCCAGCAATGCAATACCCAACCAAAGACACAAGGTGGCGATGGTGGACTCGACTGATGATCTCAACCTCAGCCTGAAATTCTCGCTCTCCTTGTCCACTATTAGATTTTAGACTCTTTACTGCAACCACCTTACCGTTTGGGAATACACCTTTATGCACATACCCAAACCCACCTTGCCCCAATAGGTTAGACTGAGAAAACCCTCCTGTTGCGGCTGCCAGGTCATTATAACTGAAGCTGCTCTGGTTAAAACCCAGAGTTACtgttggaggaggaggaggaggtgcCATTGCTGAGCCGTGTGGACCTGATGAGAAAGCTGCAGAACTCATATCACTACTACTCATCATTGGTGGTGGCGGTGGAGGAGGACCCATTGCCCACCCATATTCTGAACTCATAACACCGCTGGGTGGCATTTGCATTTGCATTTGCATATACTGAGGCGgcatattattaacaaaatgctCACTGGATTGGGCATTATTATTGTGCCAATTTCCATTCTGTCCACCTTGATAGTAGCCACCTGTAGGTATGTTCCCTAGCTACGTTCGTCATCAATTCCTTCgtgaatgaatatatataatgatagaaatgaaattattaattaattacctacCTCCACCATTACCATGAGGGGCGTCGGTATAGTAGTGCATTTGAACATGTTGATGCTTTTGCTTTCGCCTTTTACGTCTACGGCAGCAAGAGATGAGGAAGACGATCAAAATAAGAATCAAAAGTCCTGCTCCTGCTGCAACTCCTGCAATCATGACTTTCTCATCATCTGTGAGTCCCTTGTCCGATGAATGCTTCTTCGATTTGTGCTTCCCATGCAGTGGAGGGGGTGGAGGGTATGATGAATCCCCATCCCCATTATCCCCATCTGATGACTGAGGAAGATGATCAGGAGAAGCATTATCATTATTCTTAGAGCTGCTGCTTTGGCTTGAATCATCAGGTAGTTGtggggatgatgatgatgatgatgatgaggaagaATCGACGTCATCGGgtggagatgatgatgatgatgatgatgagtcgTCGCCGTCTGCCGATGATGATTGTGGAGGTACAGAAGATTCCTGAAGCGAAGACCCCTCCATTTGCAGACGTATGGTAGTAGTCTTCGCCACAATCTACCTGGAAACGACTAACTTATCGCACCCTGCCAATCTCCCAAAAAGTCACCTCTGCAGATCGATcaaggatatatatatttatatatttatatttttatttatatatatatatcgatcaGATCATATCATATTGAATGCAcgcaccatatatatatatatatatatatatatatatatatatatatatatatacccacaccATTTATTATCAAAACAACCTACAACATGCATATCATGCATCAAGAAattattaaaagtaatatatctATCTAATTAAAACAGATCAGAATACCCCGACCGATATGCATGCATGAACGATGATATGATTCAGTTGTATGGGCCGGGGGAGGggagaaagaaaagaaacagGATAAACAATAAATTGTTGATATATACCTTTAGGAGAAGGGCAGGAAAGATTTTCAGAGAAAGAAACAACTATTTTGTTGCATGGGAGAATGTATAGTTTAAGGCCGGTCTTTTCGTCCCCATACACATCTCCTAAACGAAGGGAACTTACCACTCTATCGCTACTTTTAAGCAAATTGTCACTTCATGATTGTGCCTATAAAATAGGGTATAGCTAGCTTGGTGCCTGCCTGCCATGCCAACTTACCTCAAAATTTAGGTTTTGTTAATTGGTACAACTTTAATATAATGGATATATACCTttacatatatattcatctttttttttgaaaagatatatatattcatcttaATTGgcgtttttacaaaaaattaataataattattcttgATGAAGTGATGACAATTGAgccaatgaatatatatatagagattaaGATCAAAGTTAATTGCGTGAATGAATAGTCGTCTGAGTCCAAGACGTACAGTTTTTGGGGCTTAGAGCGAACGAGGAGAAAGTCGCGATTGCACATTGGGTTGAGCGGTAGAGTTATGGAGGCTGAGGTGTAAATACATACTAGAGAAGTAAGTGTGATACATAATGgcatgatcaaataagtcattcAACTATATAACAAAGTGCAATACGACTTtcgaactaaaaaaataaaattcaattagacccttaaatttgtaaaaaatgaGCAATTAACTTGTTTAACAAGTTACCAAAAGATAATCGGtcatcttcaaaaaaaaaaaagataatcgGTCAATTTTGCTTGCATGCATGAAATCTCattcataaatttaaaaaaaaaaaaaagaagaaacaaataattttttaaacaaatttccAGCGATGTAGAAACCCTCTCCGTCCAATTTGATCAGAGTAGCCATGACTTCTCCGTTCAGAGGCGGACAACTTCTCCATTCGATTCGGCAGAGAAACCGACGGTCTTCTTCATCCATGGCATATTGTCGTTgttgttttttaaattaatataattatgttaattgttataacaaaaaatataatttttaaaaaatattaatctacATGGCATTCTCCGTGGGGAGTGACTTAAGGGTAACTTGCTATTATAggtaaaatatagtaattgcatgatgttaacaattttaagggtctaattggaatttttaaaaaaaattatttaaaagtcTAATTTCACTTTGGTATATAGTTGGAGGGTATATTTTATGTTAGCTTATTATATGCAtcatatgaaatttgaaaatatctTAAAggtattaaagtaaaaaagaaaaaaaaaattatggcaTAAAAGATCAGACAACTCttaaaccaaacatatttaaattacaTATCTAAATTTTAATCAAAAATAGGAAtctaataatttgaataatttaacattacgtgaaccaaacgccctttaaagattcattttttgaaggtgattttatattatttggtatattttcaaataataaactttcagtatacaaataatgtacatacattcaacaaattaaaaatgaagatttgttttttagaaaaaaatgaacatttatttatGGTACACGTTGCAATGTGAATCATGGTTGACATTATAATTTGCCCAGACCTTTGTTGCCAATAATTTCACTCTAAAATTGTTGCAGATCAGATTGCAATGATGTATTATAGTATTAATGCTACTAAAAATGAGTTATACACTTGTACCATACCAGTATTAAAGTGTAGTTTGTGTTTTTCCACCCGCCGGCCCTACTTAAACTCACTTACTATTACCGATTTTGTTTTTCTCTGTATCATGGAATTGCAGAGTTGTTAGGGGAGAGGTGGGATGAAATTACACTCTCTAGAGTACGTCTAGTCTCTTCCCTCTAAACGATAAAATTTTCATGCCAATTAGTAGCAGCTGGTGCTATCTATCATCATGTGTCCGTTCAAGTTCAACATCGGCGGCATTATTTCCCACCACATTACAGTTAATTTAAATCGCGCCATTAACCGCTGCATTCGCAACGCGGACCTGGATGGAGCTAGACACATGTTTGATCAAAATCCTTACTTGAGAAACGTGGTCTCCTGGAATTCAATGATTATGGCCTACTTCAGGCAGCGTGAGGTCCAACACGCCCAGGAGCTATTCAATGAAATGCCTCACAGAGACCTGGTTTCTTGGAACACCATGCTTTCTGGGTTTCGTCACACTAATCACCCAGAAAAGGTGTACAACTGCTTTGTTGAGATGAATAAAGTGGGAGAGAGGCCTAATGAGCTCACCTTGGCTGTAGCAATTAGCGCATTCCTTGGAACAAAATTCAACATTCTCATTCCTCAGCTACATTGTGTGGTGATATGCTCGGGTCTTAAGCTGAATGTTTTCGTGGGGTCTGCATTGATGAGGGGTTACATAGACTTGGGTAATTGCCAAGGCATGCATCGAGTGTTTAATGAGATTTTGGTGAAAGATGATGTTACCCCGTGGAACGTGTTGATTCTGGGTTATATGGAGTTTGGGATGACGAGTGAGGCTGAGAAAGTAGCTTTTGATGTGATGCCAGCTGAGAAGAATTTGGTTACTTGGAGCACATTGATTAATGGGTATATAAAAAACAGTAAAGTTGATGAAGCTCGTGGTATTTTTGATAAGATGAGCGAAAAAGATAAAGACGTGGTTTCCTGGACTGCAATGATCAAAGGGTACGTGCAGTGTGGAGATTTTGACAAGGGTTTGGAATTGTTTGTGGTGATGTTGAGGAAGAGTTCAGGAGGAGGAAGTAGTCGGCCCAATCATTATACATTTTCTAGTGTTTTAGATGCGTGCGCAGGGTGTTGCTCCCTTGTGATGGGTAGTCAAGTGCACGCGTGTATTTTAAAGTTGGGTATCAGTCTTGATGATGTTATACTGTCAACCTCGCTTGTTGACATGTACGCAAAATGCGGAGAAATAGAAATGGCTTTCTGCATTTTCAAATCCATGCCTGAGAAAAACTTGGTTTCATGGAACTCAATAATTGGAGGATATGGGAGACATGGGGTTTGGGAGAGGGCAGTGGAGGAGTTGGGGAGGATGGTGAAGAGTGGAGTGAAGCCAGATGAGATAACCTTCATTAATGTGCTATCGGCTTGTGTTCACGGGGGAAAAGTTGAGGAAGGGGAAAGAATTTTTAAttggatgatgaagaagaagaagatgatgaaagtGGAGATGGAGCACTATGGGTGTATGGTGGATTTATACGGAAGGGCGGGTGAGCTGGAAAAAGCAGAGAATTTGATAAAGGGGATGCCTTTTGAGGCGGACGTGGTTGTGTGGGGTGCATTTCTTCGGGGGTGCGCCTTGCACTCTTGCCTTGAGCGTGGGGAGATTGCAGCAAAACgaatatacaaattacaaacagATCATCCAGCTTTATCGTCGTGGTCGTGGTCGTCGTCTAAAATGCAAATGCAAATGCAAATGCTGGGTGCTGGACAAGCTGAAGAAAGGGGATCAGTCCATTTTACCAAAAAACAAAAGGCTTGTAGCTGGGTTGgttgaattgtattttattttattatttccaaCTCCTTAACAATATTCAATCTATTTAAATTTCTAGCTGATGTGCACAGAtggatatatatagataatattaTGAGCAATTTCGCTACAAATTAAACTTAACAAGTTGGTGACTATAAATTAAAGACATTAATTAATGCCGGCGCCCCAGGGCTAGTGCCATATGGAGGGACCTGTATGTTGGGTAAGACGGATTTCTAGAACCTCAGCTCGTTGGATTTCAAAACTTGGGTAGACGCTAGCTAATGCGAGGGGAGGGGTGGCTTTCAAGTACGGAAAAGACTGGCCTGCTATGTTCGCGATCACGGCATGGTGAATTTGGAGGTGGAGAAACCACTTCGTCTTTAACAATGAAGATCATGATGACCATGGTGACAAAATCAGCTAGCTGCTGCAAAAACAATTCGTGGAGCCCAGGAATGCCTTCAGGTCGGCTTCGGCCAAGAAGGATTGATTCTTCAAAGACTATCAACTTGACCTGGAACATGCCACCGGAGGGTTGGTTTGCCGTGAATATCGACGGTAGTATAGCTCCTGGCGGTGAAGCTAGGGGTGATCCGTGACATGAAAGGGGATTGGCATGGAGGTTTTGGATGCAAAGCACCATCTCACAAGATTGATATTACAGAAGCATGGGCTATCCATAAAGGAACCGAATTGGCTTGAATAAGGGGATCAGGAAAGTGATTATTCAAGGCGATTTTAAGAAGATCATCGAGTGAATTGAAGGTAGTGCTTCACCTACCTAGAGGACCCCTTAGGAACATCGTTGAGAGCTGTAGAAGATGGAAACAATAGCAGTGAGAGATACTaccttaaattaaataatttagtagCTACGACCAAAactaatacatatgcatttctttaatttagaattagttATCTACAAtatctttattcaaaaaaaatttatacataccaaaaaattaaaaaagatatataatctcattagttatattatctttatttcctatcatgcaaagattcattaccttcaaatttattaattaat contains the following coding sequences:
- the LOC116005183 gene encoding putative proline-rich receptor-like protein kinase PERK6, with the protein product MEGSSLQESSVPPQSSSADGDDSSSSSSSSPPDDVDSSSSSSSSSSPQLPDDSSQSSSSKNNDNASPDHLPQSSDGDNGDGDSSYPPPPPLHGKHKSKKHSSDKGLTDDEKVMIAGVAAGAGLLILILIVFLISCCRRRKRRKQKHQHVQMHYYTDAPHGNGGGGYYQGGQNGNWHNNNAQSSEHFVNNMPPQYMQMQMQMPPSGVMSSEYGWAMGPPPPPPPMMSSSDMSSAAFSSGPHGSAMAPPPPPPTVTLGFNQSSFSYNDLAAATGGFSQSNLLGQGGFGYVHKGVFPNGKVVAVKSLKSNSGQGEREFQAEVEIISRVHHRHLVSLVGYCIAGPQRMLVYEFVSNNTLEYHLHGTARPIMDFPTRLKIALGSAKGFAYLHEDCHPRIIHRDIKAANILLDHNFDAKVADFGLAKLSSDNNTHVSTRIMGTFGYLAPEYASSGKLTEKSDVYSYGVMLLELITGRRPIDVNNDDDDTLVDWARPILMRAAEGGSFEQAVDPRLEKNYNPQEMKRMVICAGACIRHSGRRRPKMSQIVRALEGAVSLDDLNMNAAGGKTEAENNSTAFSSGASSSSQEFSSREH
- the LOC116004146 gene encoding pentatricopeptide repeat-containing protein At4g02750-like, whose product is MCPFKFNIGGIISHHITVNLNRAINRCIRNADLDGARHMFDQNPYLRNVVSWNSMIMAYFRQREVQHAQELFNEMPHRDLVSWNTMLSGFRHTNHPEKVYNCFVEMNKVGERPNELTLAVAISAFLGTKFNILIPQLHCVVICSGLKLNVFVGSALMRGYIDLGNCQGMHRVFNEILVKDDVTPWNVLILGYMEFGMTSEAEKVAFDVMPAEKNLVTWSTLINGYIKNSKVDEARGIFDKMSEKDKDVVSWTAMIKGYVQCGDFDKGLELFVVMLRKSSGGGSSRPNHYTFSSVLDACAGCCSLVMGSQVHACILKLGISLDDVILSTSLVDMYAKCGEIEMAFCIFKSMPEKNLVSWNSIIGGYGRHGVWERAVEELGRMVKSGVKPDEITFINVLSACVHGGKVEEGERIFNWMMKKKKMMKVEMEHYGCMVDLYGRAGELEKAENLIKGMPFEADVVVWGAFLRGCALHSCLERGEIAAKRIYKLQTDHPALSSWSWSSSKMQMQMQMLGAGQAEERGSVHFTKKQKACSWVG